The following coding sequences lie in one Megalodesulfovibrio gigas DSM 1382 = ATCC 19364 genomic window:
- a CDS encoding ammonium transporter yields the protein MQPADTAFILICAALVMFMTPGLALFYGGLTRNKNVLGTIMHSFIMLAVGTLVWVAVGYSLAFGDDIAGVIGSLNFAFLYGVGAEPAAVAPTIPHSTFMIFQCMFAVITPALISGAYAERIKFSGFLVFSVLWLILVYCPMAHWVWGGGWMAQMGALDFAGGAVVHMSSGAAALAAALVLGYRRGYGQAPFIPHNIPMTVLGAGILWFGWFGFNAGSALAANGLASSAFVTTHIAAAAAALAWIAMERIVSGKPTTLGAASGAVAGLVVITPAAGFVTPMGALLMGLSGGAICYGGIFLKHKLGFDDALDVVGIHGVGGTWGAIATGIFANAAVNGKSGLLQGDVHQFLVQVASVVATWVFCFGASYLLLKFTDMVVGLRVTPEEEEVGLDMSQHNESGYQY from the coding sequence ATGCAGCCGGCGGATACCGCATTCATTCTTATCTGCGCCGCTCTGGTCATGTTCATGACCCCCGGTTTGGCCCTGTTCTATGGCGGCCTCACGCGCAACAAGAACGTGCTGGGCACCATCATGCACAGCTTCATCATGCTTGCAGTGGGAACACTGGTGTGGGTGGCTGTGGGCTACAGCCTGGCCTTCGGCGACGATATCGCCGGCGTCATTGGCTCCCTGAACTTCGCCTTCCTGTACGGTGTGGGCGCGGAACCGGCAGCCGTTGCTCCCACCATCCCGCATTCCACCTTCATGATTTTCCAGTGCATGTTCGCGGTCATCACGCCCGCGCTCATCTCCGGGGCGTATGCGGAGCGCATCAAGTTTTCCGGGTTCCTGGTTTTCTCCGTCCTGTGGCTCATCCTGGTGTACTGTCCCATGGCCCACTGGGTGTGGGGCGGCGGCTGGATGGCACAGATGGGCGCGCTGGACTTTGCCGGCGGCGCGGTGGTGCACATGAGCTCCGGCGCGGCGGCTCTGGCGGCGGCCCTTGTCCTGGGCTATCGCCGCGGCTACGGGCAGGCGCCGTTCATCCCGCATAACATTCCCATGACTGTGCTTGGTGCGGGCATCCTGTGGTTCGGCTGGTTCGGCTTCAACGCCGGCAGCGCCCTGGCTGCCAACGGGCTGGCTTCCAGCGCCTTTGTGACCACGCACATCGCTGCCGCTGCGGCGGCCCTGGCCTGGATCGCCATGGAACGCATCGTCAGCGGCAAGCCCACCACCCTGGGCGCTGCCTCCGGCGCTGTGGCCGGGCTGGTGGTCATCACCCCGGCAGCCGGTTTCGTCACCCCCATGGGCGCGCTGCTCATGGGTCTTTCCGGCGGCGCCATCTGCTACGGCGGCATCTTCCTCAAGCACAAGCTCGGCTTTGACGATGCCCTGGACGTGGTGGGCATTCATGGCGTAGGTGGGACCTGGGGCGCCATTGCCACGGGCATTTTCGCCAACGCTGCCGTGAACGGCAAATCCGGCCTGCTGCAGGGCGATGTGCACCAGTTCCTGGTGCAGGTGGCCTCTGTGGTGGCCACCTGGGTGTTCTGCTTTGGCGCAAGCTACCTGTTGCTCAAGTTCACCGATATGGTGGTGGGCCTGCGCGTGACGCCGGAAGAGGAAGAAGTCGGTCTGGACATGAGCCAGCACAACGAGTCCGGATACCAGTACTAA
- a CDS encoding dihydroorotate dehydrogenase, protein MTTESSSVSAPSVSTAVQVGSLALKNPILTASGTFGYGLEFAPYGDLKSLGGIIVKGLSLKPRLGNPMPRLAETPCGMLNAIGLQNIGVEAFLQDKLPALPHQDVPIIANLYACDADEFAALGGILARAEGIAAIEVNVSCPNVASGGILFGQDPTQAARVTEAVKKQAGNTPVWVKLTPNVSDIAAVARAVEKAGADALCCINTLPGMAVDLERRTPRLANVIGGLSGPAIKPVALRCVWEVARAVKIPVIGVGGITSARDVLEFILAGATAVQVGTANFMRPDAAFAMAAALPAAMQALRIASLDELRGTLKV, encoded by the coding sequence ATGACCACCGAATCTTCGTCCGTCTCCGCCCCTTCCGTGTCCACGGCCGTGCAGGTCGGTAGTCTGGCGCTGAAAAATCCCATCCTCACCGCCTCGGGCACCTTTGGCTACGGCCTGGAATTCGCGCCCTACGGCGATCTGAAATCCCTGGGCGGCATCATCGTCAAGGGCCTGTCCCTCAAGCCGCGTCTGGGCAACCCCATGCCCCGCCTGGCCGAGACACCCTGCGGCATGCTCAACGCCATTGGCCTGCAGAACATCGGGGTGGAAGCCTTTCTGCAAGACAAGCTCCCTGCCCTGCCGCATCAGGACGTGCCCATCATCGCCAACCTGTATGCCTGCGACGCCGACGAGTTCGCCGCCCTGGGCGGCATCCTGGCCCGGGCCGAGGGCATTGCGGCCATTGAGGTCAATGTGTCCTGCCCCAACGTGGCGTCAGGCGGCATCCTCTTCGGGCAGGATCCAACCCAGGCCGCCAGGGTGACGGAAGCAGTGAAGAAACAGGCCGGCAACACGCCGGTCTGGGTCAAGCTCACGCCCAATGTCTCGGATATCGCCGCCGTGGCCCGGGCCGTGGAAAAAGCCGGGGCCGACGCCCTGTGCTGCATCAACACCCTGCCCGGCATGGCCGTGGATCTGGAACGCCGCACCCCGCGGCTGGCCAACGTCATCGGCGGGTTGTCCGGCCCGGCCATCAAACCCGTGGCCCTGCGCTGCGTGTGGGAGGTGGCCAGGGCGGTGAAGATCCCGGTCATCGGCGTGGGCGGCATCACCAGCGCGCGGGATGTGCTGGAATTCATCCTGGCCGGCGCCACAGCGGTGCAGGTGGGCACGGCCAACTTCATGCGGCCGGACGCAGCCTTTGCCATGGCCGCCGCCCTGCCCGCCGCCATGCAGGCCCTGCGCATCGCCTCCCTGGACGAGCTGCGCGGCACGCTGAAAGTGTAA
- a CDS encoding CgeB family protein produces the protein MTISRPLRVLVVQPMYGGSLPVARYAASGLRSLGHLVEEFDAPDFHSAFTALKRLRVTLDRLEHLENSFLQVVSQAILAKVETFRPDLVLALAQAPLSRQALRRLRSAGTATAMWFVEDFRLFTYWRAFAPLYDFFFVIQKEPFLTALQEIGVANASYLPLAADPAFHKPTPLTPLEQHQFGSAVSFLGAGYPNRREAFKHLLGMDFRLWGSDWEDSAALRQVLQRGGARIAPEEAVKIFNATAVNVNLHSSVKADPPVQPGDFVNPRTFELAACGAFQVVDARSLLPELYAPDELATFSTLQEMKDLIQASLADPTARQAMAAKARARTLAEHTYAARMQRLLEVVAERRPGWPADAEQQPGAGQAGAANPLRDLPPDLQAAVRQRLESLGAPPDAPFKDVIWRLRQQPGELGSLDTALLYLDALQRQYSGE, from the coding sequence ATGACCATTTCCCGCCCCTTGCGCGTGCTTGTGGTGCAGCCCATGTACGGCGGCTCCCTGCCCGTGGCGCGGTATGCGGCCTCGGGGCTGCGGTCCCTGGGGCATCTGGTGGAAGAGTTCGACGCCCCGGACTTTCACAGCGCATTCACGGCCCTGAAACGTCTGCGGGTGACGCTGGATCGCCTGGAACACCTGGAGAACAGCTTCCTGCAGGTGGTGTCCCAGGCCATCCTGGCCAAGGTGGAGACCTTCCGGCCGGATCTGGTCCTGGCCCTGGCCCAGGCCCCGCTTTCCCGTCAGGCCCTGCGGCGGCTGCGCAGCGCCGGCACGGCCACGGCCATGTGGTTTGTGGAGGACTTCCGCCTGTTCACGTACTGGCGCGCCTTTGCGCCGTTGTACGACTTTTTTTTCGTCATCCAGAAGGAACCCTTCCTCACTGCCTTGCAGGAGATCGGCGTGGCCAACGCCAGCTACCTGCCCCTGGCGGCGGATCCGGCGTTCCACAAGCCCACGCCGTTGACGCCCCTGGAGCAGCACCAGTTCGGCAGCGCCGTATCCTTTCTGGGGGCCGGCTACCCCAACCGGCGGGAGGCCTTCAAGCATCTGCTGGGCATGGATTTCCGCCTTTGGGGCAGCGACTGGGAAGACTCCGCCGCCCTGCGCCAGGTGTTGCAGCGCGGCGGGGCGCGCATCGCCCCGGAAGAGGCGGTGAAGATCTTCAACGCCACGGCCGTGAACGTGAACCTGCATTCCAGCGTGAAGGCAGACCCGCCGGTGCAGCCCGGGGATTTCGTCAACCCCCGCACCTTCGAGCTGGCCGCCTGCGGGGCCTTTCAGGTGGTGGATGCGCGGTCGCTGCTGCCCGAACTGTACGCCCCGGACGAGCTGGCCACCTTCTCCACGTTGCAGGAAATGAAGGATCTGATCCAGGCCTCCCTGGCCGATCCCACCGCCCGTCAGGCCATGGCCGCCAAGGCCCGGGCGCGGACCCTGGCCGAACACACCTACGCCGCCCGCATGCAGCGATTGCTGGAGGTGGTGGCCGAGCGACGGCCCGGCTGGCCGGCCGATGCGGAGCAGCAGCCCGGCGCAGGGCAGGCCGGCGCCGCCAATCCCCTGCGGGATCTGCCGCCGGATCTGCAGGCTGCCGTGCGGCAGCGTCTGGAGTCCCTGGGAGCGCCGCCGGACGCACCGTTCAAGGATGTCATCTGGCGGCTGCGGCAGCAGCCCGGCGAACTGGGCAGCCTGGATACGGCCCTGCTGTATCTGGATGCCCTGCAACGTCAGTACAGCGGCGAGTGA
- a CDS encoding iron-sulfur cluster-binding protein, whose protein sequence is MAQALLKASCHDALVLENRLLGAGPSAGGIWKLVLDFPGWTLWRPGQFVMLRSGTFGQELIWGRPISIGDYQNGQLTLYILNTGRGTEKLAALKQGDACTVWGPLGNGFAQEKNASTLMLCGGIGIAPFVGYTRAHPAPEKLTLLFGHRLPLDSYPWDAFSSITARGYLEQGPADLQQFIDAMREAMTATAAEQGLVLSCGPLPFLRTVQRLARETGARTQLSLENRMGCGVGACLGCVAEDDQGKRVQTCSRGPVFWSTKITV, encoded by the coding sequence ATGGCGCAAGCCCTGTTGAAGGCGTCCTGCCACGACGCCTTGGTGCTGGAAAACCGTCTGCTCGGCGCCGGTCCGTCGGCAGGCGGCATCTGGAAACTCGTGCTGGACTTCCCCGGCTGGACCCTCTGGCGGCCCGGCCAGTTCGTCATGCTCCGGTCGGGAACCTTTGGTCAGGAACTCATCTGGGGGCGGCCCATCTCCATCGGCGATTACCAGAACGGCCAGCTCACCCTGTACATCCTGAACACGGGCCGGGGCACGGAAAAACTCGCCGCACTCAAACAGGGGGACGCCTGCACCGTCTGGGGCCCCCTGGGCAACGGCTTCGCCCAGGAAAAGAACGCCTCCACGCTCATGCTCTGCGGCGGCATCGGCATTGCTCCCTTTGTGGGCTATACCCGGGCCCATCCGGCCCCGGAAAAGCTCACCCTGCTCTTCGGCCACCGCCTTCCATTGGATTCCTACCCTTGGGACGCCTTTTCGTCCATCACCGCAAGGGGCTATTTGGAGCAAGGGCCTGCGGATTTGCAACAATTCATCGACGCCATGCGCGAGGCCATGACTGCCACGGCCGCGGAACAGGGTCTGGTGCTCTCCTGCGGCCCCCTGCCCTTCCTGCGCACGGTGCAGCGTCTGGCCAGGGAAACCGGGGCACGGACGCAACTTTCCCTGGAAAATCGAATGGGTTGCGGCGTGGGGGCCTGCCTTGGCTGTGTGGCCGAGGACGACCAGGGCAAGCGCGTGCAGACCTGCAGCCGTGGGCCGGTGTTCTGGTCCACCAAAATCACCGTCTAA
- a CDS encoding precorrin-2 dehydrogenase/sirohydrochlorin ferrochelatase family protein, translating to MRYYPLFLNLADRRCIVAGLGDVGRRKCRGLLPAGPASILLLDTAPLDADFEREIAPLLQAGRIAIARRVLADADLDGCFLVFAATGSREENQRIAALCRARGVLCNVVDAPASGDCIVPSLAVSGGLMAAFSTQGQSPALARVVKHELAAALGKWAGLAQFLGLLRPALLELGQPSSENAVVFRSLLREDLADALRRGDVPTALAIVRPLTPMAVHDGLESMLAGSVTDSQPSGMSA from the coding sequence ATGCGCTACTACCCGCTGTTTCTGAATCTCGCGGACCGTCGCTGCATCGTAGCCGGCCTGGGCGATGTGGGCCGCCGAAAATGCCGGGGGCTGCTCCCCGCCGGGCCCGCATCCATTCTTCTGCTTGACACCGCCCCCCTGGATGCCGATTTTGAGCGGGAGATTGCACCGTTGCTGCAGGCTGGCCGCATCGCCATTGCCCGTCGGGTACTGGCGGATGCGGATTTGGACGGATGCTTCCTGGTGTTCGCGGCCACGGGCAGCCGGGAGGAGAACCAGCGCATTGCCGCCCTGTGCCGGGCGCGCGGCGTGCTCTGCAATGTGGTGGATGCGCCGGCCAGCGGGGATTGCATTGTCCCCTCTCTGGCGGTATCCGGCGGGCTCATGGCCGCCTTTTCCACCCAGGGGCAGAGCCCGGCCCTGGCCCGGGTGGTGAAGCACGAACTGGCCGCGGCCCTGGGCAAATGGGCCGGGCTGGCGCAGTTTCTGGGCCTGCTGCGGCCGGCGCTGCTGGAGCTGGGCCAGCCGTCGTCCGAGAATGCGGTGGTGTTCCGCTCCCTGCTGCGGGAGGATCTCGCCGACGCCCTGCGTCGCGGGGACGTACCGACGGCCCTGGCCATCGTCCGGCCGCTGACGCCCATGGCCGTGCATGACGGCCTGGAATCCATGCTTGCGGGCAGCGTGACCGACAGTCAACCATCCGGGATGTCTGCATGA
- the blaOXA gene encoding class D beta-lactamase — protein MKRASTLLLTMLCCLVLLCACAGRRQAPSATIERPQWGQAFQQAGLQPAQGTMVLLHDGADAVQVYNPARAATPMLPASTFKILNACIALETGVASGPDQVFPWNGVTHSVAAWNRDLTLQEAFAASSVPVFQELARRIGHERMQKYVQQARYGNANIGGEIDSFWLRGALRISAREQLDFLQRLYHNRLPFSRRTMAMVKDIMVVEQGHGWTLRAKTGVAVQDTPHIGWWVGWVERGEKVWFFALNIDVAGPEQYGLRQQIVKTILKAEGILP, from the coding sequence ATGAAACGCGCTTCCACCCTCTTGTTGACGATGCTGTGCTGCCTTGTGCTGCTCTGCGCCTGCGCCGGACGCAGGCAGGCCCCTTCCGCCACCATCGAACGCCCCCAGTGGGGGCAGGCGTTCCAGCAGGCCGGTCTCCAGCCTGCCCAGGGAACCATGGTGCTGCTGCACGACGGCGCCGATGCCGTGCAGGTGTACAACCCGGCCCGGGCCGCCACGCCCATGCTCCCGGCATCCACCTTCAAAATCCTCAATGCCTGCATCGCCCTGGAAACGGGCGTGGCCAGCGGGCCGGATCAGGTCTTTCCCTGGAACGGCGTCACGCATTCCGTCGCGGCCTGGAACAGGGATCTCACGCTGCAGGAGGCCTTTGCCGCCTCCAGCGTGCCGGTGTTTCAGGAGCTCGCCCGCCGGATCGGACACGAGCGCATGCAGAAATACGTGCAGCAGGCGCGCTACGGCAATGCGAACATCGGCGGCGAGATCGATTCCTTCTGGCTGCGCGGAGCCCTGCGCATCTCCGCCCGGGAGCAGCTCGACTTCCTGCAGCGCCTGTACCACAATCGGCTGCCCTTTTCCAGACGCACCATGGCCATGGTGAAGGATATCATGGTGGTGGAACAGGGACACGGCTGGACCCTGCGCGCCAAGACCGGCGTGGCCGTCCAAGACACGCCGCACATCGGCTGGTGGGTGGGCTGGGTGGAGCGCGGCGAGAAGGTCTGGTTCTTCGCCCTGAATATCGATGTCGCCGGCCCGGAGCAGTACGGCCTGCGGCAGCAGATCGTCAAGACCATCCTCAAGGCCGAGGGCATCCTGCCGTAA
- a CDS encoding glycosyltransferase family 9 protein: MPAPSRALVLQLARFGDLVQTRRLIASLLADGRETHLLVDHSLVPLARLVHPECEVHGVAAHALPAPAAVLAEVRRTVEALRALEFQTIYALNFSPLAEALVAAFPEAHCRGYAWRQGQLLRAPWLSLAFRWAGRRAVAPCNLADLWAHLHEDPLAPSLVNPPAAPKGGGLGVVMAGRNARRSLPPSVLAGCVAALVHRLGKSVPIHLLGSTAESAAARALLEALPRNLRGQARDVTGRTDWAALHGLVGGLDCVLTPDTGVMHLAARLGVPVVATFLSSAWAWETGPYGQGHTVWQATLECAPCLESQPCHHRTACLAPFSDRALLRLLSMDKGDPPAGVVRLASTLDELGCDFTATAGQDPHAASRRRWRETVMADRRLAAQISPGAAAVAEHLYQEPDWTVHAQGCTEAC; the protein is encoded by the coding sequence ATGCCTGCCCCCTCGCGCGCCCTTGTTCTGCAACTGGCCCGGTTTGGCGATCTCGTCCAGACGCGGCGACTCATTGCGTCCCTGCTGGCCGACGGCCGGGAGACGCATCTGCTGGTGGATCATTCCCTGGTCCCCCTGGCCCGACTGGTGCACCCCGAATGCGAGGTCCACGGCGTGGCGGCCCATGCCCTGCCTGCGCCGGCCGCGGTGCTGGCCGAGGTGCGCCGCACGGTGGAGGCGCTGCGCGCCCTGGAATTTCAGACCATCTACGCCCTGAATTTTTCTCCCCTGGCCGAGGCCCTGGTGGCGGCCTTTCCCGAGGCGCACTGCCGGGGCTATGCTTGGCGGCAGGGCCAGCTGCTGCGCGCGCCGTGGCTCTCCCTGGCCTTCCGCTGGGCGGGCCGACGGGCCGTGGCCCCCTGCAATCTGGCCGATCTGTGGGCGCATCTGCACGAAGATCCCCTCGCGCCGTCCCTGGTGAACCCACCGGCCGCGCCCAAGGGGGGCGGGCTGGGCGTGGTCATGGCCGGCAGAAACGCCCGGCGTTCCCTGCCGCCGTCGGTGCTGGCGGGGTGTGTGGCGGCGCTGGTGCACCGTCTGGGCAAATCCGTCCCCATCCATCTGCTGGGCAGCACGGCGGAGTCTGCGGCGGCCAGGGCCTTGCTGGAGGCCCTGCCGCGGAATCTGCGGGGACAGGCGCGCGATGTCACGGGCCGCACCGACTGGGCCGCCCTGCACGGGCTGGTGGGCGGACTGGATTGCGTGCTCACGCCGGACACGGGAGTGATGCATCTGGCGGCCCGGCTGGGGGTGCCGGTGGTGGCGACATTCCTGTCTTCGGCCTGGGCCTGGGAGACGGGCCCCTACGGGCAGGGCCATACCGTGTGGCAGGCCACGCTGGAGTGCGCACCGTGTCTGGAGTCTCAGCCGTGCCACCATCGCACTGCCTGCCTTGCGCCGTTTTCCGACCGCGCTTTGCTGCGTCTGCTGAGCATGGACAAGGGGGACCCACCTGCCGGAGTGGTCCGGCTGGCCTCCACCCTGGACGAGCTGGGCTGCGATTTCACGGCCACAGCCGGGCAGGATCCTCATGCCGCGTCGCGGCGGCGCTGGCGCGAGACCGTGATGGCGGACCGCAGGCTTGCGGCGCAGATCTCGCCCGGGGCGGCGGCGGTGGCGGAGCATCTCTATCAGGAACCGGACTGGACGGTGCATGCCCAGGGCTGCACGGAGGCTTGCTGA
- a CDS encoding phenylacetate--CoA ligase family protein, which produces MTRADTIRHEGEAAPAAVRLETAWPRVQAVLQAAWTHSAEFRARMAAAGMSLADVRSWEEFARIPPIRKKDLMDWQQREGLGALTSVELGRLSRIFMSPGPLFDPEGRSSDFWGWTDAFHAAGFRAGDVVQMTFGYHLTPAGLMLEEPLREIGCAVIPAGPGNTQTQIDLLTRLPVTGFVGMASYLKVIKDTARSQGLDPAEAFRLKVAFVAAERLPESLRRELEEELGMVVRQGYGTADVGCIAYECRQLTGMHLAARAHVEICDPATGAPLPAGELGEVVVTPFPTEYPLVRLATGDLSMLDDAPCACGRSAPRLQGILGRVDDTAKVKGQFIYPHQVAQALAGYAEMLRWQVVVENPDGRDALTLLVVAPDSISCEAVAASFQAVCKLRPRVQRLDPAACGETLPENAPRLVDRRTW; this is translated from the coding sequence ATGACACGAGCAGATACGATTCGGCATGAGGGCGAAGCGGCCCCGGCGGCGGTGCGTCTTGAAACCGCCTGGCCCAGGGTGCAGGCGGTGTTGCAGGCGGCATGGACGCATTCCGCGGAGTTCCGGGCCCGCATGGCGGCGGCCGGCATGTCCCTGGCGGATGTCCGATCCTGGGAGGAGTTTGCCCGCATTCCGCCCATCCGCAAAAAGGATCTGATGGACTGGCAGCAGCGCGAGGGGCTGGGCGCGTTGACGTCCGTGGAGCTGGGCCGGCTGTCCCGCATTTTCATGTCTCCGGGACCGCTGTTCGATCCCGAAGGCCGCAGCTCGGACTTCTGGGGCTGGACAGACGCCTTCCATGCCGCCGGCTTCCGCGCCGGAGATGTGGTCCAGATGACCTTCGGCTATCACCTGACCCCGGCCGGCCTGATGCTGGAAGAGCCCCTGCGCGAGATCGGCTGCGCCGTCATTCCCGCCGGGCCGGGCAACACCCAGACGCAGATCGATCTGCTGACCCGCCTGCCCGTGACCGGCTTTGTGGGCATGGCCAGCTATCTGAAGGTCATCAAGGATACCGCCAGATCCCAGGGCCTGGACCCGGCCGAGGCCTTCCGGCTCAAGGTGGCCTTTGTGGCTGCGGAGCGGTTGCCGGAGTCCCTGCGTCGGGAGCTGGAAGAGGAGCTGGGCATGGTGGTGCGCCAGGGCTACGGCACGGCGGACGTGGGCTGCATCGCCTACGAATGCCGGCAGCTCACGGGCATGCATCTGGCCGCCCGGGCGCATGTGGAAATCTGCGATCCCGCCACCGGCGCGCCCCTGCCGGCCGGGGAGCTGGGCGAAGTGGTGGTGACGCCGTTTCCCACGGAATACCCCCTGGTGCGCCTGGCCACGGGAGATCTCTCCATGCTGGACGACGCGCCCTGCGCCTGCGGCCGCAGCGCACCCCGGCTGCAGGGGATCCTGGGCCGCGTGGACGATACGGCCAAGGTCAAGGGACAGTTCATCTATCCGCACCAAGTGGCCCAGGCACTGGCGGGGTACGCCGAGATGCTGCGCTGGCAGGTGGTGGTGGAAAATCCCGACGGCCGGGATGCGCTGACCCTCCTGGTGGTCGCGCCGGACTCGATTTCCTGCGAGGCTGTGGCGGCGTCCTTCCAGGCTGTATGCAAGCTGCGGCCCCGGGTGCAGCGCCTGGATCCGGCGGCGTGCGGGGAAACACTGCCCGAGAACGCGCCCCGGCTGGTGGATCGGCGGACGTGGTAG
- a CDS encoding U32 family peptidase codes for MTVLTTDSTTASTGSVRPEILAPAGQPDAFLAAVAAGADAVYAGLKHFSARMQADNFAVKELAALSGYAREKGVKTYLALNTMLKPGDLDAAGRMLDRVAKAVQPAGVIVQDLGAVQLLRQIEFPGEIHLSTLAAVSPMAGLRVAKEMGVRRVVLAREFHVDEMKAMDTAAAELDMDLEAFVHGALCFCVSGRCYWSSYMGGKSGLRGRCVQPCRRRYSGKGVHGSASEGGRVFSCLDLSLDVLAKTLLQFPRIKAWKIEGRKKGPHYAFYAVTAYKMLRDHSDDPAARKEALAILERALGRQGSHALFLPQKPHQPLPEAGEESAVASGLLAGRVTHTNEGGAYLAPRMPLLKGDLLRVGSEDDSWHQTIPIRKAIPKGGRLDIRPAVAKLRPAPAAEAGPSGKPGESGKSGKPGESGKAGKFGKSSPLKRKGLGKNARPFHPRGRRPGPRLPPKGTPVYLVDRREPELASRLGSMRAELAERREPAGVTSDFEPHMPAAAGRPKGTVNLIVQRALAAGKQTERGVKGLWMTPFTPEKCSPTLYPKIWWWLPPVIWPEEEESWKKALHKLVRDGGRRIVCNAPWQIGLLPDLGKVKPVAGPFCNLANPLALEEMRALGFDMAVVSPELGGEDILALPAQSPLPLGIVVSGYWPVGVTRYRSPLVNPQEPLSSPKGETFFTRPYGPLSWIFPAWPLDITARTEALEDAGYGVFIHLKEPQPRRVETPGRSSQFNWELGML; via the coding sequence ATGACAGTGTTGACGACAGATTCGACGACCGCATCAACAGGTTCCGTACGTCCTGAAATCCTGGCTCCGGCCGGGCAGCCGGATGCCTTCCTGGCAGCCGTGGCCGCCGGAGCGGATGCCGTGTACGCAGGGCTGAAACATTTCTCTGCAAGGATGCAGGCAGATAACTTCGCCGTCAAGGAGCTGGCCGCACTTTCCGGCTATGCACGCGAAAAAGGGGTGAAGACCTATCTGGCCCTGAATACCATGCTCAAGCCCGGGGATCTGGACGCCGCCGGCCGCATGCTGGATCGCGTGGCCAAGGCCGTGCAGCCGGCCGGGGTCATCGTGCAGGATCTCGGGGCCGTGCAGTTATTGCGGCAGATCGAATTTCCCGGGGAGATCCATCTTTCCACCCTGGCGGCCGTATCCCCCATGGCAGGCCTGCGCGTGGCCAAGGAGATGGGCGTGCGTCGGGTGGTGCTGGCCCGGGAATTTCATGTGGATGAGATGAAGGCCATGGACACCGCCGCGGCGGAGCTGGACATGGATCTGGAAGCCTTTGTCCATGGCGCGCTCTGCTTCTGCGTCTCCGGCCGGTGTTATTGGTCCAGCTACATGGGCGGCAAGAGCGGCCTGCGCGGCCGCTGCGTGCAGCCCTGCCGGCGGCGGTATTCCGGCAAGGGCGTGCACGGTTCTGCCTCCGAGGGCGGGCGGGTGTTCTCCTGTCTGGATCTCTCGCTGGATGTGCTGGCCAAGACGCTCCTGCAGTTCCCGCGCATCAAGGCCTGGAAGATCGAGGGTCGCAAAAAAGGGCCGCATTACGCCTTCTACGCCGTGACCGCCTACAAGATGCTGCGCGACCACAGCGACGACCCCGCCGCCCGCAAGGAGGCTCTGGCCATCCTGGAACGGGCCCTGGGGCGCCAGGGCAGCCATGCCCTGTTCCTGCCGCAAAAACCGCATCAGCCCCTGCCCGAGGCCGGGGAGGAATCCGCCGTGGCCTCGGGGCTGCTGGCCGGCCGTGTCACCCACACCAACGAGGGTGGCGCTTATCTTGCCCCCCGCATGCCCCTGCTCAAGGGGGATCTGCTGCGCGTGGGGTCGGAAGATGACAGCTGGCATCAGACCATCCCCATCCGCAAGGCCATCCCCAAGGGCGGCCGGCTGGACATCCGCCCCGCCGTGGCCAAGCTCAGGCCAGCGCCTGCGGCCGAGGCCGGCCCGTCCGGCAAGCCCGGTGAATCCGGTAAGTCCGGCAAGCCTGGCGAATCCGGCAAGGCCGGCAAATTCGGCAAATCATCCCCCCTCAAGCGCAAGGGGCTGGGCAAGAACGCCCGCCCCTTCCACCCGCGCGGCCGCAGGCCCGGGCCGCGGCTGCCACCCAAGGGCACACCGGTGTATCTGGTGGACCGGCGGGAGCCTGAGCTGGCCTCCCGCCTGGGCAGCATGCGTGCGGAACTGGCCGAACGACGCGAGCCCGCCGGCGTGACCTCGGACTTCGAACCGCACATGCCGGCCGCGGCGGGACGTCCCAAGGGCACGGTCAACCTGATCGTGCAGCGGGCCCTGGCCGCGGGCAAGCAGACCGAGCGGGGCGTCAAGGGCTTGTGGATGACGCCCTTTACCCCGGAAAAATGCTCGCCCACCTTGTACCCGAAAATCTGGTGGTGGCTGCCGCCCGTCATCTGGCCCGAGGAGGAAGAGTCCTGGAAGAAGGCCCTGCACAAGCTGGTGCGCGACGGCGGCCGGCGCATCGTCTGCAATGCGCCCTGGCAGATCGGGCTGTTGCCGGATCTGGGCAAGGTCAAGCCCGTGGCCGGGCCGTTCTGCAACTTGGCCAATCCCCTGGCCCTGGAAGAAATGCGCGCCCTGGGGTTCGACATGGCTGTGGTCAGCCCCGAGCTTGGGGGGGAAGACATCCTCGCCTTGCCGGCACAAAGCCCGCTGCCCCTGGGCATCGTGGTCTCGGGCTACTGGCCCGTGGGGGTGACGCGCTATCGGAGTCCCCTGGTCAATCCCCAGGAGCCCCTGTCCAGCCCCAAGGGCGAGACGTTCTTCACCCGGCCGTATGGCCCGCTCTCGTGGATCTTCCCGGCCTGGCCCCTGGACATCACCGCCAGGACAGAGGCGCTGGAGGACGCAGGGTACGGCGTGTTCATCCACCTGAAGGAGCCGCAGCCCAGGCGGGTGGAAACGCCGGGCCGCAGCAGCCAGTTCAACTGGGAACTGGGCATGCTGTGA